A single region of the Nocardioides sp. W7 genome encodes:
- a CDS encoding MaoC family dehydratase yields MSLRPTRSATDVQPGEALPPLTVDLTRTLIVSTALATRDYQDVHHDPELAVARGSKDIFMNILTSNGYAERFVAEWAGPAAVVRRLALRLGAPNYPGDTMTLTGEVTAVHECTVEVRVAATNSSGTHLSGTVVVELPASARSGAAS; encoded by the coding sequence ATGAGCCTCAGGCCGACGAGGTCCGCCACCGACGTCCAGCCGGGTGAGGCACTACCTCCCCTGACCGTCGACCTCACCCGGACCCTGATCGTCAGTACGGCGCTGGCGACCCGTGACTACCAGGACGTGCACCACGACCCCGAGCTGGCCGTGGCACGGGGATCGAAGGACATCTTCATGAACATCCTGACCAGCAACGGCTACGCCGAGCGCTTCGTCGCGGAGTGGGCCGGACCCGCGGCGGTGGTACGCCGTCTGGCGTTGCGGCTCGGTGCCCCCAACTACCCGGGAGACACGATGACCCTGACCGGCGAGGTGACGGCCGTGCACGAGTGCACCGTCGAGGTCCGGGTCGCGGCGACGAATTCGTCGGGCACCCACCTCAGCGGCACGGTCGTGGTGGAGCTCCCGGCCTCGGCGAGATCGGGGGCGGCCTCGTGA
- a CDS encoding lipid-transfer protein — protein sequence MNAGLAGRAAIAGIGATEFSKASGRSELTLACEAVLAAIHDAGLQPSDVDGMVTFSMETSAEIHLTRNTGIGDLTFFSRVPHGGGAACGTVAHAVAAIVSGLAEVVVCWRAFNERSGVRFGLGQADRAMSIDADRAAFSWLTPVGLSTPAQWVAIFARRYLHEYGASTEDFGRIAVLDRLHAATNPAAWFYERPITLADHQASRWIAEPLRLLDCCQETDGGQALVVVSAERARDLRHPGALVVGAAQGSGADQHMMTSYYRPSISGIPEMGLVADQLWRQSGLRPEDMQAAILYDHFTPLVLPQLEELGFCGRGEAKDFIADGHLGLDGSLPLNTHGGQLGEAYLHGMNGIAEAVRLVRGTSPNQPGEVERVVVTAGTGVPTSGLILAAP from the coding sequence GTGAACGCGGGGCTCGCGGGCCGGGCGGCGATCGCCGGCATCGGCGCCACCGAGTTCTCCAAGGCCTCCGGGCGCAGTGAGCTGACCCTCGCCTGCGAGGCGGTGCTCGCCGCCATCCACGACGCCGGCCTGCAGCCCAGTGACGTCGACGGCATGGTCACCTTCTCGATGGAGACCAGCGCGGAGATCCACCTGACCCGCAACACCGGCATCGGTGACCTGACCTTCTTCTCCCGGGTTCCGCACGGCGGTGGGGCCGCCTGCGGGACCGTCGCGCACGCGGTCGCCGCGATCGTCAGCGGTCTGGCCGAGGTGGTCGTCTGCTGGCGTGCCTTCAACGAGCGCTCCGGAGTCCGCTTCGGACTGGGCCAGGCCGACCGGGCGATGTCGATCGACGCCGACCGCGCCGCCTTCTCGTGGCTCACCCCGGTCGGTCTGTCCACGCCGGCGCAGTGGGTGGCGATCTTCGCCCGTCGCTACCTGCACGAGTACGGCGCCAGCACCGAGGACTTCGGCAGGATCGCCGTCCTCGACCGCCTGCACGCGGCCACGAATCCGGCCGCCTGGTTCTACGAACGTCCCATCACCCTCGCCGATCATCAGGCCTCACGCTGGATCGCGGAGCCGTTGCGGCTGCTCGACTGCTGTCAGGAGACCGACGGCGGTCAGGCCCTGGTCGTGGTGTCGGCGGAGCGCGCGCGAGACCTGCGCCATCCGGGTGCACTGGTGGTCGGTGCGGCTCAGGGCTCCGGTGCGGACCAGCACATGATGACGTCGTACTACCGGCCGAGCATCTCCGGCATTCCCGAGATGGGACTGGTCGCCGACCAGCTGTGGCGCCAGAGCGGGCTCCGGCCCGAGGACATGCAGGCGGCCATCCTCTACGACCACTTCACGCCCCTGGTCCTGCCCCAGTTGGAGGAGCTCGGATTCTGCGGCAGGGGAGAGGCGAAGGACTTCATCGCCGACGGCCATCTCGGCCTCGACGGATCGCTACCGCTCAACACGCACGGCGGTCAGCTGGGCGAGGCCTACCTGCACGGGATGAACGGCATCGCCGAGGCCGTCCGGCTGGTCCGCGGCACCTCGCCGAACCAGCCGGGAGAGGTCGAGCGGGTGGTCGTCACCGCGGGCACGGGGGTGCCCACGAGCGGCCTCATCCTGGCCGCCCCGTGA
- a CDS encoding alpha/beta fold hydrolase, translated as MSLTYESTAQPKTTTDGLHYHVAGEGPALIMLHGSGPGVSGWSNFSENLPVFAQHFRTYVFDLPNFGASTDLELTRPYPEHAAEALIRAMDDLGIDQAHLVGNSMGGWVSLTAALAAPERFGSLALMGPGGLFAEVFSPPKSEGARRLFDYVSAPSREAMIRWVDCMVHDPALITDELIEERIAMAQAPGAIERMRAVLGSLGNATDELPLLLRLPELVNPTLVIWGRDDRMLPLEGAFFGTRRIPKADLLVLSDCGHWAQVERKADFESAVLDFLSR; from the coding sequence ATGTCCCTGACCTACGAGTCGACAGCCCAGCCGAAGACCACCACGGACGGGCTGCACTACCACGTGGCCGGCGAGGGACCCGCCCTCATCATGCTGCACGGCTCCGGCCCCGGCGTGAGCGGCTGGTCGAACTTCTCCGAGAACCTGCCGGTCTTCGCGCAGCACTTCCGCACCTACGTCTTCGACCTGCCGAACTTCGGTGCCAGCACGGACCTGGAGCTGACCCGGCCCTACCCGGAGCACGCCGCCGAGGCGCTGATCCGGGCCATGGACGACCTGGGCATCGACCAGGCGCACCTGGTCGGCAACTCGATGGGCGGCTGGGTCTCGCTGACCGCCGCACTGGCGGCTCCGGAACGGTTCGGCAGCCTGGCGCTGATGGGTCCCGGTGGGCTCTTCGCCGAGGTCTTCAGCCCGCCCAAGTCCGAGGGGGCGAGGCGCCTGTTCGACTACGTCAGCGCGCCGTCGCGGGAGGCGATGATCCGCTGGGTCGACTGCATGGTGCACGACCCGGCCCTGATCACCGACGAGCTGATCGAGGAGCGGATCGCGATGGCGCAGGCGCCGGGCGCGATCGAGCGGATGCGGGCCGTGCTCGGCTCCCTTGGAAACGCGACCGACGAGCTCCCGCTGCTGCTCCGGCTCCCCGAGCTGGTCAACCCGACGCTGGTGATCTGGGGACGTGACGACCGGATGCTGCCGCTCGAGGGCGCCTTCTTCGGCACGCGTCGGATCCCGAAGGCAGACCTTCTCGTGCTCTCCGACTGCGGCCACTGGGCCCAGGTGGAGCGCAAGGCCGACTTCGAGTCCGCCGTTCTCGACTTCCTCAGCCGCTGA
- a CDS encoding flavin-dependent monooxygenase, with protein sequence MFQHEVLDRIADAAASIQDEEINSISERRLTPAATKTLRDTGVMRLVQPARYGGFEADARVFSQALFELGRLSSSAGWVTGVVGIHSWHLGLYDDRAQREVWGDDPDTWISSSYGPAGRAVAVPGGYRLSGRWGFSSGSDQCTWVFVGGMADEGDGGAPKYRHFLLPLSDYQVVDVWNTSGLAGTGSNDILIEDAFVPDYRTMDVEDLYRLDCPGREVNTGPLFSIPWYSIFLNAVVVPIVGMARRAVDEAVAPLRERRSADSAWSPLPLTHARLAQSDSEADLAMLVLQHNLGDIIASVAAGQPVTMEQRHRSKRDHVMAVSLAVAAADGAYLSGGPRSIQATSVLQQVWRDVHAGQHHAMNVPDLIMPAVGDFLTGGVVSYPV encoded by the coding sequence GTGTTCCAGCATGAAGTGCTCGACCGGATCGCCGACGCAGCCGCCTCGATCCAGGACGAGGAGATCAACTCGATCAGCGAGCGCCGGCTGACCCCTGCGGCCACCAAGACGCTGCGCGACACCGGCGTCATGCGCCTCGTCCAGCCGGCCCGGTACGGCGGCTTCGAAGCGGATGCCCGCGTGTTCAGTCAGGCGCTGTTCGAGCTCGGCCGGCTGTCGAGCTCGGCCGGCTGGGTCACCGGCGTGGTCGGCATCCACTCCTGGCACCTGGGCCTGTACGACGACCGCGCGCAGCGCGAGGTGTGGGGCGACGACCCGGACACCTGGATCAGCTCGTCCTACGGCCCGGCCGGGCGCGCCGTCGCCGTACCCGGCGGGTACCGGCTCAGTGGTCGGTGGGGGTTCTCCTCCGGCAGCGACCAGTGCACCTGGGTGTTCGTGGGCGGCATGGCCGACGAGGGCGACGGTGGAGCCCCGAAGTACCGTCACTTCCTCCTGCCGCTCAGTGACTACCAGGTGGTCGACGTCTGGAACACCTCCGGCCTCGCCGGGACCGGCAGCAACGACATCCTCATCGAGGACGCCTTCGTCCCCGACTACCGCACGATGGACGTCGAGGACCTCTACCGGCTCGACTGCCCGGGCCGCGAGGTCAACACGGGCCCGCTCTTCTCCATCCCGTGGTACAGCATCTTCCTCAACGCGGTCGTCGTCCCGATCGTGGGCATGGCGCGGCGGGCCGTCGACGAGGCCGTCGCCCCGCTTCGTGAGAGGCGCTCCGCGGACTCCGCTTGGAGTCCGCTGCCGCTGACGCACGCGCGACTGGCCCAGTCCGACTCCGAGGCGGACCTGGCGATGCTGGTCCTGCAGCACAACCTGGGCGACATCATCGCCAGCGTGGCGGCCGGGCAGCCGGTGACGATGGAGCAGCGGCACCGCTCCAAGCGGGACCACGTCATGGCGGTCAGTCTCGCGGTCGCGGCCGCCGACGGTGCGTACCTGTCCGGAGGGCCGCGGTCGATCCAGGCCACCAGCGTGCTCCAGCAGGTGTGGCGTGACGTGCACGCCGGTCAGCACCACGCGATGAACGTTCCCGACCTGATCATGCCCGCCGTCGGTGACTTCCTCACCGGTGGTGTCGTCAGCTACCCCGTCTGA
- a CDS encoding VOC family protein produces the protein MPILSLGYLRLDIADASRWQPFMRDFLGLMEVDGATPGSLSYRIDEYPARFVLSPSEAPGLGAIGWEVTDRRDLADFADRIERSGRAVTVGTPGECAERAVTGLIRFEDPSGNPNELFWGPVYDHQPVRTPLVSRFVTGDQGLGHVILSVLDSEEAFEFYNGVLGFEERNVLDIPQLEGRYYFLGCNPRQHSLGLAPGNAPGLAHFMVEAASLDDVGLGLDRAHHMDVPMMQSLGRHTNDRMVSFYVYSPEGHHVELGFDGERVETRQPVYAITEGAFWGHRFTPPPSA, from the coding sequence ATGCCCATCCTCTCCCTCGGCTACCTGCGCCTCGACATCGCCGATGCGTCCCGCTGGCAGCCGTTCATGCGCGACTTCCTCGGCCTCATGGAGGTCGACGGCGCCACGCCCGGTTCGCTGAGCTATCGGATCGACGAGTATCCGGCGAGGTTCGTCCTGTCGCCCTCCGAGGCGCCCGGTCTGGGTGCCATCGGATGGGAGGTCACGGACCGCAGGGACCTCGCTGACTTCGCCGACCGGATCGAGCGGTCCGGCCGAGCGGTCACGGTCGGCACTCCCGGTGAGTGTGCCGAGCGGGCCGTCACCGGGCTCATCCGCTTCGAGGACCCCAGCGGCAACCCCAACGAGCTGTTCTGGGGGCCGGTCTACGACCACCAGCCGGTCCGTACGCCGCTGGTCTCGCGGTTCGTCACCGGCGACCAGGGTCTGGGCCACGTGATCCTCAGCGTGCTGGACAGCGAGGAGGCTTTCGAGTTCTACAACGGCGTCCTCGGCTTCGAGGAGCGCAACGTCCTCGACATCCCGCAGCTCGAGGGCCGCTACTACTTCCTCGGCTGCAACCCGCGCCAGCACTCGCTCGGACTCGCGCCGGGAAATGCGCCCGGGCTGGCCCACTTCATGGTCGAGGCGGCCAGCCTCGACGACGTCGGGCTGGGCCTGGACCGGGCCCACCACATGGACGTTCCGATGATGCAGTCCCTGGGCAGGCACACGAACGACCGGATGGTGTCGTTCTACGTCTACTCGCCCGAAGGTCACCACGTCGAGCTCGGCTTCGACGGCGAGCGCGTCGAGACCCGGCAGCCCGTCTACGCCATCACCGAGGGCGCGTTCTGGGGCCACCGCTTCACCCCGCCGCCGT